The genomic DNA TTTATTACAAATTTATTATGTTTGACTTTAAAAAAGGAACGTAATATTTATTTGTAGAAAATTTTAAGGGTAAAAATAAAATGACAATTTATATGATAAGAAAAGGGGGCACTTATAGATGCTAACAAATGATTTAGATTTCCGATTAGAACCACGTTTAAAAGAACTGTATGAACAACATAAAATAAGAGCGCAGAAGATAGACTGGGGTTATCATGAGTTTTTACCATGGGATAAGGGCATGGACTTTAAAAGAGTTCCTTGGGATGAAAGTCAAGTTACTCTTCCTTCTGGTGTAATTACAGCAATTGAAACAGCTTTATTAACAGAAGTGAATTTACCATGGTTTACAACGTATTTATCTGCAACTTTTAAAGGATCCCTTTCTGTTATTACGGACTTTATTCACACATGGACTTCAGAAGAGGATCAACATTCGAATTTATTGGAGACATATTTACTACTCACTAGAAGTGTGAACCCTAAACGAATACATGAATTAAGAAAGTCAGTCGTTGAGGGTGGATTTGAGCCAGATTTTCATACACCAATCGAAGCCATGACGTATACGACGCTACAAGAACTTGCAACGATGGTGTTTTACAATAATGTGGCTAAGGTTGCAAGTAAGCATGATCCAGATCTTGCTACATTATTACGCCGTCTTGCAAAAGATGAAACGCTTCATTATGCGTTTTATCGAGACGTGATTCGAACACATTTAGAATTGGAACCTAATTATTGCTATCATATTGCCAATGTGATTAAGAATTTTAAAATGCCAGGTGCCGTCATGCCTGATTTTGAAAATAGAATGGCTGTGATTGCAAAAGAAGCGAATTATGGACCACTACAATATTTTGATCAAGTACTTGATGTAGTGGTTGATTATTGGGGGTTAAAAGACTTACGACCAATTGCACCTTTAGCTGAAAAAGCAAGAATTGAGATTTTGGAATACTACACAAGATTGAAAAAAATACGGGATCGATTTGGTCGTTTTTAAGGGAAAGCTGATCTACGTTAATGAGTAGAGATTTCAGAATATAAGCGGGGAAATTCCCCTGCCCTTTATTGGAAATCTGACGCACTCCCTATTGTTTTGGGGGTGTTTTTTACTTAATTTAATTTTTGTCAAAAAAGTTGTTGACGATAAAAATGATTTTATGATATTATAAAAATTTTGATAAAAAATTACATATGTGTTAAGGTTAAGAAGGTTACCATATATGGAGGTGGATTATATGTTTCAAATTGGCGATAACATTGTTTATCCAATGCACGGAGCAGGTATAATTGAAGCCATAGAAGAAAAAGAATTCTCAGGAAAAAAACAACAGTATTATGTTATAAAAATGTCAATCAGTAATATGCAAGTCATGATTCCTATGGGTAAAGTACTAAGTTCGAGTATACGCCCAGTTACTGATATACTTGCATTAAAACACATTATACACATTTTTCAGCATGGGGAATCAGATAAATCATTGCCGTGGAAACAAAGGTATAAAGTGAACACGGACAAAATAAAAACGGGTGAAATACAAAAAGGTGCTGAAGTTGTACGTGATTTAATGCGTATGAAGAAAGAGAAGGCACTGAATACAAGCGAAAAAAAAATGTTGGATAACGCACATGAATTTTTGATTAGTGAACTAGGATTAATTAAAGGGATCACTGAAAATCAAATAAAAAGTTTCTGTTAAGATTCATAATAGATAATGTATTAAATCCCCCGAAAATATCCTGAATTTTTCGGGAATATGATGATTATTAAAAGTAAATCATTTCAAAGACATTCAACTTCTTCAACTCACTTTTAGAGTAGGAACCTCTTTTGTTATTACTTCAATCTTATCCATTTTTATTTTTAAATTTCTTTTACGAACGTTCAAAGTTTCATCAAATAACTCGATTAAATAGTCACTTGATTTTTGCAATCCTGATTCACACTGGCACGGACAAGGATCCGTAAGGATGGAAGAGAGGTAGGGCTTTCATTGTTTTAGGTAATATATTATCTAAGTCATTATTTCTAGAAGAAAAAACAATCAATCTCACCGCTATCTCTTTAAGAGTTCCTTACATCTACTGAGACAGTGAATAGTAATTGTTTATCTTCTTTACGTAAAATTGATAAACGAACTGGTAACACCATATGGTCAACTACAAAAAAATGGTTTCCAGACCAGGAAACCATTTTTAATCTTATTTACATTACAATAGTAAATGAAGCAGTAAGAAGGAGTGCACAAATGAAAAAAATGTTAACAAAAGAATTAAGTAATGAATTACAGAAGCGAGAAGGCGTCATTTCTATTACAGTTGAGTCTTATGAAAAAATTGAAGTTGGTGGAATTCGTGTAGATGGACCAGCTGTTATTCTAATTAATCAAGAATAGCTAAAAATAGTTGAATGAAAGAAGAAAAGGATCAACCTTTACGAGAAGGGAAGATCCTTTTTGTTTGCTACAGCTAATATGGGATATACGTAACTTTTATCTGATGTGTTGGGGTTAAAAGGAAGGAGAGGGTCGGGATTATCATGGTGGAAAGCTTAATATTGGTAGGATTTCTTTTTACGTTATATAAATTAGTTGATAAAAAAACAAACTAATTATTTAAAACGATATATTGTTTCCTTTTTAAGGGCAAGATTTATTTGAGAGTGAAATGGATAATTTAAA from Bacillus basilensis includes the following:
- a CDS encoding acyl-ACP desaturase, which gives rise to MLTNDLDFRLEPRLKELYEQHKIRAQKIDWGYHEFLPWDKGMDFKRVPWDESQVTLPSGVITAIETALLTEVNLPWFTTYLSATFKGSLSVITDFIHTWTSEEDQHSNLLETYLLLTRSVNPKRIHELRKSVVEGGFEPDFHTPIEAMTYTTLQELATMVFYNNVAKVASKHDPDLATLLRRLAKDETLHYAFYRDVIRTHLELEPNYCYHIANVIKNFKMPGAVMPDFENRMAVIAKEANYGPLQYFDQVLDVVVDYWGLKDLRPIAPLAEKARIEILEYYTRLKKIRDRFGRF
- a CDS encoding CarD family transcriptional regulator, whose translation is MFQIGDNIVYPMHGAGIIEAIEEKEFSGKKQQYYVIKMSISNMQVMIPMGKVLSSSIRPVTDILALKHIIHIFQHGESDKSLPWKQRYKVNTDKIKTGEIQKGAEVVRDLMRMKKEKALNTSEKKMLDNAHEFLISELGLIKGITENQIKSFC
- a CDS encoding BC1881 family protein, with the translated sequence MKKMLTKELSNELQKREGVISITVESYEKIEVGGIRVDGPAVILINQE